The Gloeobacter violaceus PCC 7421 DNA window TGGTGACATCGAGGCTGACAAAGTCCAGGGCGAGCCCGGCCTGCAGGCAGTAGGCGGCGGCAGGAGGGTCGCAGTAAAGATTCCACTCGGCGCTGCCGTCATGGTCTTGCTCGCCTGCGACGTTGCCGCCCGCCTCCAGGCCCCCGGCCATCAACACCACCCGCTCCAGGTGCCGGGCAATCTCGGGAGCGGCGCGCAGAGCCGCCGCCAGATTCGTGCAGGGGCCGGTGACCAGCAAAGTCACCGGTTCGCCCGCCGCCAGGATCGTCTCGGTGAGCAGCCGCGTGCCGGCGGCGGCCGGGTAGTACCGTTCGGCTTCCGGAAAGGCCCGCAGATAGTTGAGGCTCTCGCGCTGCCAGGCGGTGGGAAAGGGATGGGGCAGGGCATGGTGCTGCCAGGCCACCGGCACCGCGCCTTTTCCCAGGCGATCGAGCAGGGCCGCCAGAACGGCGGCGGAAACCTGGGGGATACAGTCTCCGCTGTTGACGACGACGGCCCTCAGATCCACAGCCGGGTAGAGCGCCAACAGCAATGTGGCGACCAGATCGTCGGCGTGACCGTCTTGGTCGTGGATGACCGGCTTTCGCAAAGCACCGCTCCCGGGGCAAATCTTCCATAGCCTACCGCTTCAGAGGCGGGGATCAGAATTCCCTCCAAGGTCGGATGCAGATGGACAGCTGTGGAGGGAGGCTTGTGAACAAGACCGGTAAACCGTTTACGGGATCAATCATGAAGAGAAGAGCCTGGCTAATTTTCAATCCGGTTGCCGGGCGTGGCAACGGTGAGACCGATCTCAGTCTCATCGAGCAGACCCTTCAAGAAAAATACGATCTACACGTGCTTTTGACCGGTCCTGAGCAGGAAGCAGACGCCCTTGCCCGCGAGGCGCTCGCCTGCGGAGCGGAGATCGTGATTGCCTCGGGCGGAGACGGGACGCTCTCAGCGGTGGCCGGGGCGGTGGCAGGCAGCCCCGCGGCGCTTGGAATCATTCCGCGCGGTACGGCCAACTCGGTGGCCCTGGCTCTGCAGCTGCCCCAGGACCTGCCCTCCGCCTGCCGGGTGATCCTCCAGGAGCGCACCCGCCGCATCGACATCGCCCGCTGCAACGGCCAGCCGATGATCCTGCATGCCGGAATCGGCTACGGGGCGCGCACCATCGGCTCTGCCTCCCGCGAGAGCAAAAACGCCCTGGGTGTGCTGGCCTATATTCTTTCCGGGTTGCAGCAGCTTCAAGATCTCGAACAATTCACCGTCACCCTCGAGACCGAAGAGCAACTGATCACCTGCAAGGCGGTGGCGGTGACCGTGGCCAACCTAGCGCCGCCCACTTCCGTGCTTGCCCAGGGACCGGCGGCGGTCCAGCCCGAAGACGGGGAACTGGACATTACGATCATCGCCGCAAGCGGTCTGGTCGAGGCGGTAACCACCGGCTATCACCTGCTGTGGACGGCCCTGCGCGATCAGCCTGCCCAGCGCGAGAACGTCGGTTTCCTGCGCGCCCGCAAAGTGCGCATCGTCGCCGATCCCCCTCAGGAGCTGATGGTCGACGGCGAACTGGTGGGGACAACCCCCATGGAAATCGAGTGCCTGGCCGGTGCCCTGAACGTGCTGATCGACACGCCCCAGGACGGTGAGCAGCCCGCCGAGCAGAAGCTCGAAGGGTTGCCGGGCCTGCAGGTGGAGCTTAAAGAGTAGTGTCCGGCGGCAGGGCAGTCCGGGCAGGAGCCGCCGATGGTCTATGATCATCGGTGTCACCGTCCTACCGGCATTGCTTCATGAGTTCACCGCCCAACCCCCAACCCGAGGAAAATAAGCTCTGGTCCTTTCTCAAAAGCCAGCGCGAGAATATTCAGTCCATCGCTGTGGCGCTGGTGTTGACCTTCACCATCCAGACCTTTGCCGCCCAGGCGTTTTATATCCCCTCGGGCTCGATGGAGCCGACGCTGCTCATCAACGATCGCCTGATGGTCGAGAAGATCACCTACGACTTCTCTACCCCCGAGCGCGGTCAGATCATCGTTTTCACCCCGCCCAAGAACCACTTCAACAGCAACGACCAGCCCTTCATCAAGCGGGTGATCGGGCTGCCGGGCGATACGGTGGAAGTCAAAGCGGGCAAGGTGTTCATCAACGGCAAAGCGCTCGACGAAAAATACATTGCCGAGCCGCCCGCCTACGTCATGCCCCCGGTCAAGGTGCCCGCCGACCAGTTTTTCGTCATGGGCGACAACCGCAACAACAGCTTCGACTCGCACATCTGGGGCTTCCTGCCGCGCCAAAACGTGATCGGCCGGGCCATCTTCCGCTTCTGGCCCCTCGACCGGCTCGGCCCGCTCGGGTAATTTGGGGCTAGCGGTCCACCGCCCGCTCCCCGCCCCAGCGCGCCACGATCTGATCGTCGTACTCGTCGGCGCTGAAAGCAACCGCACCCACAGCCGCTTTCAGTTCGGGCATGTCGCAGGTGGAGCCGACAATGGCGTACTCGAAGAAGATGTCGTTCTCCTCGTCGATGCCGAAGGCGCCGAAGCGCATGTCGTCGTTCTCCCGCAACAAAAAGCGCATCAGCTCGGCGCCCATCTCGACGTTGGTGACGACGTAGGAGCGGACGTTGATCACCGCATCCTCGCGCCACGGATAGACGTTCGCCACGACAAAAGCCGAGCCGAAGGAGATGCGGATGAGCGGCTTGTCTTCGTGGACATTCACGGCTTTTTCGCCGAATATTTCGTAGACCCAGGGCAG harbors:
- a CDS encoding nucleoside hydrolase, whose translation is MRKPVIHDQDGHADDLVATLLLALYPAVDLRAVVVNSGDCIPQVSAAVLAALLDRLGKGAVPVAWQHHALPHPFPTAWQRESLNYLRAFPEAERYYPAAAGTRLLTETILAAGEPVTLLVTGPCTNLAAALRAAPEIARHLERVVLMAGGLEAGGNVAGEQDHDGSAEWNLYCDPPAAAYCLQAGLALDFVSLDVTNFVPMTARFVETLRSRGGACRLAAELLAGVEQQNYFFWDTLAALLTCEPDFLPRGRRTLTVRTDPPAAGRLEKTASGVPARVFEPDADVESLGARVEVRVAEILSAL
- a CDS encoding YegS/Rv2252/BmrU family lipid kinase, with protein sequence MKRRAWLIFNPVAGRGNGETDLSLIEQTLQEKYDLHVLLTGPEQEADALAREALACGAEIVIASGGDGTLSAVAGAVAGSPAALGIIPRGTANSVALALQLPQDLPSACRVILQERTRRIDIARCNGQPMILHAGIGYGARTIGSASRESKNALGVLAYILSGLQQLQDLEQFTVTLETEEQLITCKAVAVTVANLAPPTSVLAQGPAAVQPEDGELDITIIAASGLVEAVTTGYHLLWTALRDQPAQRENVGFLRARKVRIVADPPQELMVDGELVGTTPMEIECLAGALNVLIDTPQDGEQPAEQKLEGLPGLQVELKE
- the lepB gene encoding signal peptidase I; amino-acid sequence: MSPSYRHCFMSSPPNPQPEENKLWSFLKSQRENIQSIAVALVLTFTIQTFAAQAFYIPSGSMEPTLLINDRLMVEKITYDFSTPERGQIIVFTPPKNHFNSNDQPFIKRVIGLPGDTVEVKAGKVFINGKALDEKYIAEPPAYVMPPVKVPADQFFVMGDNRNNSFDSHIWGFLPRQNVIGRAIFRFWPLDRLGPLG
- a CDS encoding T3SS (YopN, CesT) and YbjN peptide-binding chaperone 1 yields the protein MEFETEPQRQVFDKILPWVYEIFGEKAVNVHEDKPLIRISFGSAFVVANVYPWREDAVINVRSYVVTNVEMGAELMRFLLRENDDMRFGAFGIDEENDIFFEYAIVGSTCDMPELKAAVGAVAFSADEYDDQIVARWGGERAVDR